In a single window of the Litorilituus sediminis genome:
- a CDS encoding PEP-CTERM sorting domain-containing protein: MNLKSTKLALIGLLLSITGFANAGLIEYDLLSISDRYGASSAVYNGDGYIGAYRSSYSGIFCLERETCKTALQVDISDLFALGNITLNSVQLSFELKESSAGTQNITASAFNSQGQLSHHFLAPSAYAQSIFSVTGQTANTLDITNLFTQGFNLGHNWFGLHLNASTEYMWTWTQAGYDRDDAKVRITVDYSVNDIPEPSTLAIFALGILGLASRKFKR; this comes from the coding sequence ATGAACTTAAAATCAACAAAATTAGCATTGATTGGCTTACTTTTATCAATCACAGGTTTCGCCAATGCCGGATTAATTGAATACGATCTATTATCTATTTCTGACCGTTACGGCGCGTCATCGGCTGTATATAATGGTGATGGTTATATTGGTGCATATAGATCATCCTATTCAGGTATTTTCTGTTTAGAACGCGAAACCTGTAAAACAGCACTGCAAGTAGATATTTCTGATTTATTTGCTTTAGGAAATATTACCCTAAACTCTGTACAGTTATCATTTGAATTAAAAGAATCTAGTGCTGGCACTCAAAACATAACGGCCTCTGCATTTAATTCACAAGGTCAATTGTCTCATCACTTTTTAGCGCCAAGCGCTTATGCTCAAAGTATTTTCAGCGTAACAGGACAAACAGCTAATACATTAGATATAACCAACTTGTTCACGCAAGGCTTTAATTTAGGCCATAACTGGTTTGGCTTACATTTAAACGCTTCTACAGAATATATGTGGACATGGACACAAGCTGGCTATGACAGAGATGATGCCAAAGTTAGAATTACCGTTGATTACTCTGTTAACGATATTCCAGAGCCTTCTACTCTTGCCATCTTTGCCTTAGGTATTTTGGGCTTAGCGTCTCGCAAATTTAAAAGATAA